A single window of Halobacterium jilantaiense DNA harbors:
- the cruF gene encoding bisanhydrobacterioruberin hydratase, which yields MLDRARAEARLDDVVADHRFEIAVVFPAVGAVTLLASAWDLLPPFLSFNPYFILFGTLVMRLPLAAGLAPLVDRKAAVALLALTGYAFGIELFGVTTGWPYGDFAYLIELGPMLAGEVPLGLPVFFFPLVLNSYLLVVLLAGPRARSRILRLVAVAATVVWMDVVLDPAAVALGFWEYYPPGTYHGVPLSNYAGWVLSAAVSVALLDWGFDADALRDRLADCAYLLDDLVSFVILWGAVNLAFGQAAPAVAAGVLGVALLRTDRFDFAVLRDRIRSTRQ from the coding sequence GTGCTTGACCGCGCCCGCGCGGAAGCGCGCCTCGACGACGTGGTCGCCGACCACCGCTTCGAAATCGCGGTCGTCTTCCCCGCGGTGGGTGCGGTCACGCTGCTCGCGTCGGCGTGGGACCTGCTCCCACCGTTCCTCTCGTTCAATCCGTACTTCATCCTCTTCGGCACGCTCGTCATGCGGCTCCCGCTCGCCGCCGGCCTCGCGCCGCTGGTCGACAGGAAGGCCGCTGTCGCGCTGCTCGCGCTCACCGGCTACGCGTTCGGTATCGAGCTGTTCGGCGTGACGACCGGCTGGCCGTACGGCGACTTCGCGTACCTCATCGAACTCGGGCCGATGCTCGCCGGCGAGGTGCCACTCGGCCTCCCCGTGTTCTTCTTCCCGCTGGTCCTCAACAGCTACCTGCTCGTCGTCCTCCTGGCGGGCCCTCGGGCGCGCAGCCGCATCCTCCGCCTGGTCGCCGTCGCCGCCACCGTCGTCTGGATGGACGTCGTCCTCGACCCCGCCGCGGTCGCGCTCGGTTTCTGGGAGTACTACCCGCCCGGCACCTACCACGGCGTCCCGCTCTCGAACTACGCCGGCTGGGTGCTGTCCGCGGCGGTCTCCGTCGCGCTCCTCGACTGGGGGTTCGACGCCGACGCGCTCCGCGACCGGCTCGCGGACTGTGCGTACCTCCTCGACGACCTGGTGAGCTTCGTCATCCTCTGGGGAGCCGTCAATCTCGCGTTCGGTCAGGCCGCGCCGGCCGTCGCGGCCGGCGTCCTCGGGGTCGCGCTCCTCCGAACAGACCGCTTCGACTTCGCCGTGCTCCGCGACCGCATCCGCTCCACCCGACAGTAG
- a CDS encoding prenyltransferase has protein sequence MLRYLLVLSRPRFWLYLAGPVLVGVSYAADTVGELFAPAAVVLFAYFLLPANVYLYGVNDVFDRDVDETNPKKEGREARYQGGTAVAVVVAVCGLLLVPVAVPLPEQAWPYLAGWFLLATEYSAPPLRFKTTPLFDSLSNGLYILPGAAAYAAIAGSHPPLLAVAGGWLWAMGMHTFSAIPDIEPDREAGITTTATVLGKENAFAYCASTWLLSAGVFAFVDYRFGLLLLAYPVLVFGIRRLQVDVDRAYWWYPAVNTLVGALFTLGGLWGVVRA, from the coding sequence ATGCTCCGGTACCTCCTCGTCCTCTCGCGGCCGCGGTTCTGGCTCTACCTCGCCGGCCCGGTGCTCGTCGGCGTCTCCTACGCCGCCGACACCGTCGGCGAACTGTTCGCACCCGCGGCCGTCGTCCTGTTCGCGTACTTCCTGCTGCCGGCGAACGTCTACCTCTACGGCGTCAACGACGTCTTCGACCGCGACGTCGACGAGACCAATCCCAAGAAGGAGGGGAGGGAGGCGCGCTATCAGGGCGGGACGGCTGTCGCCGTCGTCGTCGCGGTCTGTGGCCTGCTTCTGGTCCCGGTCGCCGTCCCGCTCCCCGAGCAGGCGTGGCCGTACCTCGCTGGCTGGTTCCTGCTCGCGACCGAGTACAGCGCGCCGCCCCTGCGCTTCAAGACCACGCCGCTGTTCGACTCGCTCTCGAACGGTCTCTACATCCTCCCGGGCGCGGCCGCGTACGCCGCCATCGCGGGCAGCCACCCGCCGCTGCTCGCGGTCGCCGGCGGCTGGCTGTGGGCGATGGGGATGCACACCTTCTCCGCGATTCCGGACATCGAACCGGACCGGGAAGCCGGCATCACCACCACCGCCACCGTCCTCGGGAAAGAGAACGCGTTCGCGTACTGCGCGTCGACGTGGCTGCTGTCCGCGGGCGTGTTCGCGTTCGTCGATTACCGATTCGGCCTGCTGCTGCTGGCGTACCCCGTGCTCGTGTTCGGTATCCGCCGTCTCCAGGTGGACGTCGACCGCGCGTACTGGTGGTACCCGGCCGTGAACACGCTCGTCGGCGCGCTGTTCACCCTCGGCGGCCTCTGGGGTGTCGTGCGTGCTTGA
- a CDS encoding phytoene desaturase family protein, with product MDELAGTSVAVIGSGFGGLSTACYLADAGADVTVVEKNEQVGGRASVLERDGFRFDMGPSWYLMPDVFEEFFADFGKQPSDYYGLTHLDPHYRIFFKDNAGRRPGRDVPGLDVDTDGDTIDVTPDREQVKQVFDAYEPGAGDVLDDYLAKSRENYEIGMEHFVKTDRPRVRDWLDPSLAEYARGLSLLGSMQDHVEDYFDHPKLQQVMQYTLVFLGGSPNTTPALYNLMSHVDFNLGVYYPEGGMNGVAVGMADLARELGAEFLTDHPVTQIKGRRGGFKVETDGETGAVLADVVVSDADYAHTEQELLPPQKRQYDADYWESRTYAPSAFLLYLGVEGDVDELAHHTLVLPSDWQQHFDEIFEQPAWPDDPAYYLCVPSKTDDTVAPDGHSNLFALVPVAPGLDDTPAIRESYRDLVLDDIAENTDVDLRDRIVVEETFSVSEFADRYNSYQGTALGLAHTLRQTALFRPPHRSTALDGLYFTGAFTTPGIGVPMCLISGDITADYVIDDAV from the coding sequence ATGGACGAACTCGCGGGAACGTCGGTCGCAGTCATCGGTTCGGGGTTCGGTGGACTGTCGACCGCGTGCTACCTCGCCGACGCGGGGGCCGACGTGACAGTCGTGGAGAAAAACGAGCAGGTCGGCGGGCGGGCGAGCGTGCTGGAGCGGGACGGCTTCCGGTTCGACATGGGGCCGTCGTGGTACCTGATGCCCGACGTCTTCGAGGAGTTCTTCGCGGACTTCGGGAAGCAGCCCAGCGACTACTACGGGCTGACGCACCTCGACCCCCACTATCGCATCTTCTTCAAGGACAACGCCGGGCGGCGGCCGGGTCGCGACGTGCCCGGCCTCGACGTCGACACCGACGGTGACACCATCGACGTGACGCCGGACCGCGAGCAGGTCAAGCAGGTGTTCGATGCTTACGAGCCCGGTGCCGGCGACGTGCTCGACGACTACCTCGCGAAGTCGCGGGAGAACTACGAAATCGGGATGGAGCACTTCGTGAAGACCGACCGTCCCCGGGTGCGGGACTGGCTCGACCCGAGTCTGGCCGAGTACGCCCGCGGGCTCAGCCTCCTCGGGTCGATGCAGGACCACGTCGAGGACTACTTCGACCACCCGAAGCTCCAGCAGGTGATGCAGTACACGCTGGTGTTCCTCGGCGGGTCGCCGAACACGACGCCCGCGCTCTACAACCTCATGAGCCACGTCGACTTCAACCTCGGCGTCTACTACCCCGAGGGCGGCATGAACGGCGTCGCCGTCGGGATGGCGGACCTCGCCCGCGAACTCGGCGCGGAGTTCCTCACGGACCACCCGGTCACGCAAATCAAGGGCCGGCGCGGCGGCTTCAAAGTCGAGACCGACGGCGAGACCGGTGCCGTGCTCGCCGACGTGGTCGTCTCTGACGCCGACTACGCCCACACCGAGCAGGAGCTCCTCCCGCCGCAGAAGCGCCAGTACGACGCCGACTACTGGGAGTCCCGGACGTACGCGCCGTCGGCGTTCCTGCTGTACCTCGGCGTCGAGGGCGACGTGGACGAGCTCGCCCACCACACGCTCGTGCTGCCGTCGGACTGGCAGCAGCACTTCGACGAGATCTTCGAGCAGCCGGCGTGGCCTGACGACCCCGCGTACTACCTCTGTGTGCCCTCGAAGACCGACGACACCGTCGCGCCCGACGGCCACAGCAATCTCTTCGCGCTCGTGCCCGTCGCGCCCGGGCTGGACGACACCCCCGCGATTCGGGAGTCCTACCGCGACCTCGTGCTCGACGACATCGCGGAGAACACGGACGTCGACCTCCGGGACCGCATCGTCGTCGAGGAGACGTTCTCCGTCTCCGAGTTCGCGGACCGCTACAACAGCTACCAGGGGACGGCGCTCGGCCTCGCGCACACGCTCCGGCAGACCGCGCTGTTCCGGCCGCCCCACCGCTCGACGGCCCTCGACGGCCTCTACTTCACGGGCGCGTTCACCACGCCCGGCATCGGCGTGCCGATGTGCCTCATCAGCGGTGACATCACTGCGGACTACGTGATCGACGACGCCGTCTGA
- the mch gene encoding methenyltetrahydromethanopterin cyclohydrolase, producing the protein MDSLNRMALELADEALEFTEELDIGAFELDSGATVIDFGVGHEGGLEAGLLLAELQTAGLATVQTRVDEVAGATFPHVEMACDQPDVAMLGSQKAGWELSVDDYEGLGSGPARALVAREGEFQAIDYVDAFEFAVLALEGDALPTEAAAEQVADLSGVEPGSVFLPAYRTASVAGSVSAAARTAELAVFRLYELGYDPTDVLSATGSAPVAPVAGDEQTAIGRTNDALAYGGRVHLTVAEDSDVFEAVPSSAAELYGEPFAEVFGSEDWDHDEIDEGAFGPAQLTVDVVDGPTYAYGEVREDLLADGFGLA; encoded by the coding sequence ATGGATAGTCTGAACCGGATGGCGCTGGAGCTCGCCGACGAGGCCCTCGAGTTCACCGAGGAACTCGACATCGGCGCGTTCGAGCTCGACAGCGGTGCGACGGTCATCGATTTCGGCGTGGGCCACGAGGGCGGCCTGGAAGCGGGCCTGCTGCTCGCCGAACTGCAGACGGCGGGGCTGGCGACGGTCCAGACCCGCGTCGACGAGGTCGCGGGCGCGACGTTCCCGCACGTGGAGATGGCCTGCGACCAGCCGGACGTGGCGATGCTTGGGTCGCAGAAGGCGGGCTGGGAGCTCTCCGTCGACGACTACGAGGGCCTGGGGAGCGGTCCGGCTCGCGCGCTCGTCGCCCGCGAGGGCGAGTTCCAGGCCATCGACTACGTCGACGCCTTCGAGTTCGCGGTGCTCGCGCTGGAGGGCGACGCCCTCCCGACCGAAGCGGCCGCGGAGCAGGTCGCGGACCTGTCCGGCGTCGAGCCCGGCAGCGTGTTCCTGCCGGCGTACCGGACCGCGAGCGTCGCCGGCAGCGTCTCCGCGGCGGCCCGGACCGCCGAGCTGGCGGTCTTCCGGCTGTACGAACTCGGCTACGACCCGACAGACGTGCTGTCGGCGACCGGGAGCGCGCCCGTCGCGCCCGTCGCGGGCGACGAGCAGACCGCCATCGGCCGGACGAACGACGCGCTCGCGTACGGCGGCCGCGTCCACCTCACAGTCGCCGAGGACTCGGACGTCTTCGAGGCGGTGCCGTCGTCGGCGGCCGAGCTGTACGGCGAGCCGTTCGCCGAGGTGTTCGGCAGCGAGGACTGGGACCACGACGAAATCGACGAGGGCGCGTTCGGGCCCGCGCAGCTCACGGTCGACGTGGTCGACGGCCCGACGTACGCCTACGGCGAGGTCCGCGAGGACCTGCTCGCCGACGGCTTCGGCCTCGCGTAA
- a CDS encoding MFS transporter, translating into MSRLSKSQVIRRYYLYRATARPGFHYPIYTFFLLFNGLTYTQIGLIASIQSIVVVTSEVPTGYVGDRIGRRNSLAVGAGIMLVSNASYLVATDFVGFAFTFITLSFGGTFISGSGSAWLYDTLKEHDIEDEFTRISGRGRAIGLYVGAAGVVLGAVLYTVNRYYPFYAGIAAAALAMVFVLRLPQNEAYDDDSDHEQENMGIAEALPVVRDQLAAPRLRWFVVYLALFSGALWTMDMWIQPIARDAIEATILPQLQSLAIPRTELGIGGLTIPAVSIKDPEIVFIGVLYGAFRLLSAVASDLSGNLRDLLGVRNAIMLVPSLIAVTYVVAAFEPVMVFVMLFAMKGGSAMLGPIQNQYLNDHVESVGRATLLSSVAMLRQVAGVPFRVGSGVLADAYTTIDAVAILGGVFLVAAALLWAFRSPVERGYESATTGAASPESSAAED; encoded by the coding sequence ATGAGTCGTCTCTCCAAGTCTCAGGTCATCCGCCGGTACTACCTCTACCGCGCGACCGCACGGCCGGGGTTCCACTACCCGATCTACACGTTCTTCCTGCTGTTCAACGGCCTCACCTACACGCAGATCGGCCTCATTGCGTCTATCCAGTCTATCGTCGTCGTCACCTCGGAGGTGCCGACCGGCTACGTCGGCGACCGCATCGGCCGCCGGAACAGCCTCGCGGTCGGCGCGGGCATCATGCTCGTGTCGAACGCGAGCTACCTCGTCGCCACTGACTTCGTCGGGTTCGCGTTCACGTTCATCACGCTCTCGTTCGGCGGGACGTTCATCTCCGGCAGCGGGAGCGCGTGGCTCTACGACACCCTGAAAGAACACGATATCGAGGACGAGTTCACGCGCATCAGCGGGCGCGGCCGCGCAATCGGGCTCTACGTCGGCGCTGCCGGTGTCGTCCTCGGTGCGGTCCTCTACACCGTGAACAGGTACTACCCGTTCTACGCGGGTATCGCTGCGGCCGCGCTGGCGATGGTGTTCGTGCTGCGACTCCCGCAGAACGAGGCCTACGACGACGACTCCGACCACGAACAGGAGAACATGGGCATCGCCGAGGCGCTGCCCGTCGTCCGCGACCAGCTTGCCGCGCCCCGGCTCCGGTGGTTCGTCGTCTACCTCGCGCTGTTCAGCGGCGCGCTCTGGACAATGGACATGTGGATTCAGCCCATCGCTCGGGACGCCATCGAGGCGACCATCCTCCCGCAGTTGCAGTCGCTGGCGATTCCGCGGACCGAACTCGGAATCGGCGGCCTCACGATTCCGGCAGTGTCCATCAAGGACCCCGAAATCGTGTTCATCGGCGTCCTGTACGGCGCGTTCAGGCTGCTGTCCGCCGTCGCGAGCGACCTCTCGGGGAACCTCCGTGACCTGCTCGGCGTCCGAAACGCTATCATGCTGGTCCCGTCGCTCATCGCGGTCACGTACGTGGTCGCGGCGTTCGAGCCGGTGATGGTGTTCGTGATGCTGTTCGCGATGAAGGGCGGCAGCGCCATGCTCGGCCCCATCCAGAACCAGTACCTGAACGACCACGTCGAGTCGGTGGGGCGTGCGACCCTCCTGTCGTCGGTCGCGATGCTCCGGCAGGTCGCCGGCGTTCCGTTCCGCGTGGGCAGCGGCGTCCTCGCCGACGCCTACACGACCATCGACGCCGTCGCCATCCTCGGTGGCGTGTTCCTCGTGGCGGCGGCGCTGCTGTGGGCGTTCCGCTCGCCCGTCGAGCGCGGCTACGAGTCCGCTACGACTGGGGCGGCGTCGCCCGAATCGAGCGCAGCGGAGGACTGA
- a CDS encoding putative RNA uridine N3 methyltransferase, producing the protein MTRSVLVPSSLVREAEDKREATRKLGYVARAAAVFRIDRLVVFPDEDGEREWAGGFVETVLRYAATPPYLRKEAFDTRDELEYAGVLPPLRLSSWTGSDSSGSGSLRQGIVTKVGSEGRVRVNCGTQHPISLHEPPGMELVEGERVTIRVSSRRPVRAKLVDEPLPGFSVERTDLGDALDRSDAGVRIATSRHGEPLSVASLGGYAERAARDGLTVAFGAPERGLPPMLGVSEDAVRESVTDSSADAPARFDAWLNTIPDQGSEVVRTEEAVFATLGSLTLTE; encoded by the coding sequence ATGACACGCAGCGTACTCGTGCCGTCGTCCCTCGTCCGGGAAGCCGAGGACAAACGCGAGGCAACTCGCAAACTCGGTTACGTCGCCCGCGCGGCGGCGGTGTTCCGGATCGATCGCCTCGTCGTCTTCCCCGACGAAGACGGCGAGCGCGAGTGGGCCGGCGGGTTCGTCGAAACGGTGTTGCGGTACGCCGCGACGCCACCGTACCTCCGAAAGGAGGCCTTCGACACGCGCGACGAACTGGAGTACGCCGGTGTCCTGCCGCCGCTCCGTCTCTCGTCATGGACCGGCTCAGACTCGAGCGGGTCTGGGTCGTTACGACAGGGAATTGTGACCAAGGTCGGATCTGAAGGGCGCGTTCGGGTCAATTGCGGCACGCAACACCCGATCTCGCTCCACGAGCCTCCCGGTATGGAGCTCGTGGAGGGAGAGCGCGTGACCATCAGGGTCTCTTCGCGACGACCGGTCCGTGCGAAACTGGTCGACGAACCCCTCCCGGGGTTCTCGGTCGAACGCACGGACCTCGGTGACGCTCTCGACCGTTCCGACGCGGGCGTTCGCATCGCGACCTCCCGGCACGGGGAGCCGCTTTCGGTGGCTTCCCTCGGGGGGTACGCCGAACGCGCCGCCCGGGACGGACTGACCGTCGCCTTCGGGGCACCGGAACGTGGGCTTCCGCCCATGCTCGGTGTCTCCGAGGACGCGGTCAGGGAGTCGGTCACCGACTCATCCGCCGACGCACCCGCGCGATTCGACGCCTGGCTCAACACCATCCCCGATCAGGGGAGCGAGGTCGTACGCACCGAAGAAGCGGTGTTCGCGACACTCGGCTCCCTGACGCTCACGGAGTGA
- a CDS encoding 50S ribosomal protein L3 produces the protein MPQPNRPRKGSMGFSPRKRAESEVPRFNSWPADDGEVGLQGFAGYKAGMTHVVLVDDKANAPTEGMETTVPVTVVETPPMRAAAVRLYEDTPYGKKPLTEVWADDTHEALDRTLSVPDEGGDIEELNEALDTEEVADVRVITHTAPGDAPGVPKKKPDVMETRVGGGTLADRLEFAADLLEDGGAHDFGDVFRAGEFTDVAGVTKGKGTQGPVKRWGVQKRKGKHARQGWRRRIGNLGPWNPSRVRSTVPQQGQTGYHQRTELNKRLIDINDGDEPTPDGGFPNYGEVDGPYTLVKGSVPGPEQRLVRFRPAVRPNESPRLDPEVRYVSTASNQG, from the coding sequence ATGCCACAGCCAAACCGACCACGCAAAGGCTCGATGGGGTTCAGTCCCCGCAAGCGCGCGGAGAGCGAAGTACCGCGCTTCAACTCGTGGCCCGCCGACGACGGTGAAGTCGGCCTCCAGGGCTTCGCTGGCTACAAAGCCGGCATGACCCACGTCGTCCTCGTCGACGACAAGGCCAACGCACCGACCGAGGGCATGGAGACGACCGTCCCCGTGACGGTCGTCGAGACGCCGCCCATGCGGGCGGCCGCAGTCCGCCTGTACGAGGACACGCCGTACGGCAAGAAGCCGCTAACGGAAGTCTGGGCGGACGACACCCACGAGGCGCTCGACCGCACGCTCTCCGTTCCCGACGAGGGCGGAGACATTGAGGAATTGAACGAGGCGCTCGACACCGAGGAAGTCGCCGACGTCCGTGTCATCACGCACACGGCACCCGGCGACGCCCCGGGCGTCCCGAAGAAGAAGCCCGACGTCATGGAAACTCGCGTCGGCGGCGGTACGCTCGCCGACCGACTCGAGTTCGCCGCCGACCTCCTTGAGGACGGCGGTGCCCACGACTTCGGTGACGTGTTCCGCGCCGGCGAGTTCACGGACGTCGCGGGCGTCACGAAGGGCAAGGGCACCCAGGGCCCCGTCAAGCGCTGGGGCGTCCAGAAGCGGAAGGGCAAGCACGCCCGCCAGGGCTGGCGGCGCCGCATCGGTAACCTCGGCCCGTGGAACCCGAGCCGCGTTCGCTCGACGGTTCCCCAGCAGGGCCAGACCGGCTACCACCAGCGCACCGAACTGAACAAGCGCCTCATCGACATCAACGATGGGGACGAGCCGACGCCGGACGGCGGCTTCCCGAACTACGGCGAAGTCGACGGCCCGTACACGCTCGTGAAAGGCTCGGTGCCCGGTCCGGAGCAGCGCCTCGTGCGCTTCCGGCCGGCCGTCCGGCCGAACGAATCGCCGCGCCTCGATCCGGAGGTGCGGTACGTGAGCACCGCATCCAACCAGGGATAA
- the rpl4p gene encoding 50S ribosomal protein L4: protein MQVTVRDLDGDDAGTLDLPRVFEEPVRPDLVKRAVLAAQANRTQEYGADEYAGLRTTAESPGSGRGMAHVPQANGQGARVPQTVGGRGAHPPKAEKDHGLDLNDKERKAAVRSAVAATTDTELVADRGHNFDEDVELPLVVSDEFEDLVKTKEVAAFLEAVGVHADVERADEGRTVRAGQGKLRGRKYKEPTSILFVTSSEHGPSKAARNLAGVDVATGREVNAEDLAPGAEPGRLTAWTESAVEEVAER, encoded by the coding sequence ATGCAGGTAACCGTACGCGACCTGGACGGCGACGACGCTGGCACGCTCGACCTGCCGAGGGTCTTCGAGGAGCCGGTCCGACCGGACCTCGTGAAGCGTGCCGTGCTCGCCGCACAGGCCAACCGAACACAGGAGTACGGCGCCGACGAGTACGCGGGTCTGCGCACCACCGCAGAGTCGCCGGGGAGTGGGCGCGGCATGGCCCACGTCCCGCAGGCGAACGGGCAGGGAGCCCGCGTCCCGCAGACTGTCGGTGGCCGAGGCGCACACCCGCCGAAAGCCGAGAAAGACCACGGCCTCGACCTCAACGACAAGGAGCGAAAGGCCGCCGTTCGGTCCGCCGTCGCGGCGACGACCGACACCGAGCTGGTGGCCGACCGCGGCCACAACTTCGACGAGGACGTCGAGCTCCCGCTCGTCGTGAGCGACGAGTTCGAGGACCTCGTGAAGACGAAGGAGGTCGCTGCCTTCCTCGAAGCGGTCGGCGTCCACGCGGACGTCGAGCGCGCCGACGAAGGCCGCACTGTCCGAGCCGGTCAGGGGAAGCTCCGCGGCCGCAAGTACAAGGAGCCGACCTCGATTCTGTTCGTCACGTCCAGCGAGCACGGGCCGTCGAAGGCCGCCCGCAACCTCGCCGGCGTCGACGTGGCGACGGGCCGAGAAGTGAACGCCGAAGACCTCGCACCGGGCGCAGAGCCGGGCCGACTGACGGCCTGGACGGAGAGCGCCGTCGAGGAGGTGGCCGAGCGATGA
- a CDS encoding 50S ribosomal protein L23: MSSIIDYPLVTEKAMDEMDFQNKLQFVVDIDATKPEIRDVVQDEYEVDVVDVNTQITPEAKKKATVKLSEEDDAQDVASRIGVF; encoded by the coding sequence ATGAGCTCCATCATCGACTACCCCCTCGTGACGGAGAAGGCGATGGACGAGATGGACTTCCAGAACAAGCTCCAGTTCGTCGTCGACATCGACGCGACGAAGCCCGAGATTCGGGACGTCGTGCAGGACGAGTACGAGGTCGACGTCGTCGACGTGAACACGCAGATCACCCCCGAAGCCAAGAAGAAGGCGACGGTGAAACTCTCCGAGGAGGACGACGCGCAGGACGTCGCCTCCCGCATCGGGGTGTTCTGA
- a CDS encoding 50S ribosomal protein L2: MGRRIQGQRRGRGTSTFRAPSHRYKGELSHKRTEDADVLAGEVVDVEHDPARSAPVARVEFEDGDQRLVLASEGVGVGDTLEIGISANIEPGNTLPLAEIPEGVPVCNVERQPGDGGKFARASGVNADLVTHERDAAIVQLPSGEMKRLSPDCRATIGVVAGGGRTEKPFVKAGNKHHKMKSRGTKWPRVRGVAMNAVDHPFGGGGRQHPGRPKSVSRDAAPGRKVGDIASKRTGRGGNK, from the coding sequence ATGGGACGCAGAATCCAGGGTCAGCGACGCGGGCGCGGGACGTCGACGTTCCGTGCGCCGTCGCACCGATACAAGGGCGAACTGTCGCACAAACGCACCGAGGACGCGGACGTGCTCGCCGGCGAAGTCGTCGACGTGGAGCACGACCCGGCGCGCAGCGCGCCGGTCGCTCGCGTCGAGTTCGAGGACGGCGACCAGCGCCTCGTCCTCGCCAGCGAGGGCGTCGGCGTCGGTGACACCCTCGAGATCGGTATCTCCGCGAACATCGAGCCGGGCAACACGCTCCCGCTCGCGGAGATTCCCGAGGGCGTCCCGGTCTGTAACGTCGAGCGTCAGCCGGGCGACGGTGGCAAGTTCGCTCGCGCGAGCGGGGTCAACGCCGACCTCGTCACGCACGAGCGCGACGCCGCCATCGTTCAGCTGCCGTCCGGTGAGATGAAGCGGCTCTCCCCGGACTGCCGCGCGACCATCGGCGTGGTCGCGGGCGGTGGCCGGACGGAGAAGCCGTTCGTGAAGGCCGGCAACAAGCACCACAAGATGAAGTCGCGCGGCACGAAGTGGCCGCGCGTGCGTGGTGTCGCGATGAACGCCGTCGACCACCCGTTCGGTGGCGGTGGCCGCCAGCACCCGGGCCGACCGAAGTCGGTCTCCCGAGACGCGGCACCCGGCCGGAAGGTCGGTGACATCGCCTCGAAGCGGACCGGCCGCGGAGGCAACAAGTAA
- a CDS encoding 30S ribosomal protein S19, producing MSTEYRTGREGEFTYRGHDLDELQDMSLEDVAELLPARQRRTITRGLSDEHEKVLAEARESTAEETANDPIRTHLRDMPVLPEFVGLTFAVYTGQEFERVEVQPEMIGHYLGEFQLTRTSVEHGQAGIGATRSSKFVPLK from the coding sequence ATGAGTACGGAATACCGAACCGGCCGCGAGGGTGAGTTCACCTACCGCGGTCACGACCTCGACGAGCTGCAGGACATGAGCCTGGAGGACGTCGCGGAACTGCTCCCCGCTCGCCAGCGGCGAACCATCACCCGTGGCCTCTCCGACGAGCACGAGAAGGTGCTCGCAGAGGCTCGCGAGTCGACGGCCGAGGAGACGGCGAACGACCCGATCCGGACGCACCTGCGCGACATGCCGGTGCTGCCGGAGTTCGTCGGCCTGACGTTCGCGGTGTACACCGGCCAGGAGTTCGAGCGCGTCGAGGTCCAGCCCGAGATGATCGGGCACTACCTCGGCGAGTTCCAGCTCACGCGAACCTCGGTCGAACACGGGCAGGCGGGCATCGGCGCGACCCGCTCCTCGAAGTTCGTGCCGCTCAAATAA
- a CDS encoding 50S ribosomal protein L22: MGISYSVDVDPEESAKAMLRERSISLKHSKAIAREIKGETVADAEDYLQAVVDEEQSVPFKQHNSGVGHRNDIDGWDAGRYPEKASKDFLKLLSNVSNNAEQQGFDPSEMVIDHVAPHKVGESQGRKPRAMGRASPWNSTLCDVEIVVTEPEEEEVSA; this comes from the coding sequence ATGGGAATCAGCTACAGCGTGGACGTGGACCCCGAGGAGTCGGCGAAGGCCATGCTCCGGGAGCGGTCCATCAGTCTGAAGCACAGCAAGGCCATCGCCCGCGAAATCAAGGGCGAGACGGTCGCCGACGCGGAGGACTACCTCCAGGCGGTCGTCGACGAGGAGCAGTCGGTGCCCTTCAAGCAGCACAACAGTGGCGTCGGCCACCGGAACGACATCGACGGCTGGGACGCGGGACGGTACCCCGAGAAGGCCTCGAAGGACTTCCTGAAGCTGCTCTCGAACGTGTCGAACAACGCCGAGCAGCAGGGTTTCGACCCGTCCGAGATGGTCATCGACCACGTCGCTCCCCACAAGGTCGGCGAGAGCCAGGGCCGCAAGCCCCGCGCGATGGGGCGGGCCAGCCCGTGGAACTCGACGCTCTGTGACGTGGAGATTGTCGTGACCGAGCCCGAGGAAGAGGAGGTGTCTGCCTGA